From the Kitasatospora viridis genome, one window contains:
- a CDS encoding YggS family pyridoxal phosphate-dependent enzyme has translation MNATEASGRPDPAVGLAEVRAAIAAACLRAHRTPESVTLVAASKTVSVEGLEPAVAAGQLVYGENRVQEAQGKWPLLRERHPEVEVHLIGPLQTNKAKDAVALFDVIHSVDRVDLCRAIARRCAEQGRRPSLFIQVNTGAEVQKAGVLPQELDALLEACRSEYDLDVAGLMCIPPVDEPGEPHFEVLAAAADRHGLKSLSMGMSSDYARAIEYGATHVRVGSAIFGSRA, from the coding sequence TTGAACGCCACAGAAGCAAGCGGGCGGCCCGATCCCGCGGTCGGCCTGGCCGAGGTGCGCGCCGCGATCGCCGCGGCCTGCCTGCGCGCGCACCGCACCCCGGAGTCGGTCACGCTGGTCGCGGCCTCCAAGACGGTCTCCGTCGAGGGCCTGGAGCCGGCCGTCGCAGCCGGCCAGCTGGTCTACGGAGAGAACCGCGTGCAGGAGGCCCAGGGCAAGTGGCCGCTGCTGCGCGAGCGCCACCCCGAGGTCGAGGTGCACCTGATCGGCCCGCTGCAGACCAACAAGGCCAAGGACGCCGTGGCGCTGTTCGACGTGATCCACTCGGTGGACCGGGTCGACCTGTGCCGCGCGATCGCCCGCCGGTGCGCCGAACAGGGCCGCCGGCCCAGCCTGTTCATCCAGGTCAACACCGGCGCCGAGGTGCAGAAGGCGGGCGTGCTGCCGCAGGAGCTGGACGCCCTGCTGGAGGCCTGCCGGTCCGAGTACGACCTGGACGTGGCCGGCCTGATGTGCATCCCGCCGGTCGACGAGCCGGGCGAGCCGCACTTCGAGGTGCTGGCCGCGGCCGCCGACCGGCACGGGCTCAAGTCGCTCTCCATGGGCATGAGTTCGGACTACGCCCGGGCCATCGAGTACGGCGCCACCCACGTCCGGGTGGGCAGCGCGATCTTCGGCTCCCGGGCCTGA
- the pdxH gene encoding pyridoxamine 5'-phosphate oxidase: MTDSTQTTETIEPTDPFELFGQWLAEAERNEVNDANAMAIATAGMDGLPDVRMVLLKGFDPDGFVFFTNTRSRKGAELAENMQAAGVLHWKSMRRQVRFRGPVEPATAAEADEYFASRARQSRIGAWASQQSQPLADRAELEAAVARETERFGEEDIPRPEHWSGYRIRPVYLEFWADRPFRLHERLVFERAKPDTEWQHGLRYP; encoded by the coding sequence GTGACCGACAGCACCCAGACGACCGAGACGATCGAGCCGACCGACCCGTTCGAGCTCTTCGGTCAGTGGCTGGCCGAGGCCGAGCGCAACGAGGTCAACGACGCCAACGCGATGGCGATCGCCACCGCGGGCATGGACGGGCTGCCGGACGTCCGCATGGTCCTGCTCAAGGGCTTCGACCCGGACGGCTTCGTGTTCTTCACCAACACCCGCTCCCGCAAGGGCGCCGAGCTGGCCGAGAACATGCAGGCGGCCGGTGTCCTGCACTGGAAGTCGATGCGCCGTCAGGTCCGCTTCCGCGGCCCGGTGGAGCCCGCCACGGCGGCCGAGGCGGACGAGTACTTCGCCTCCCGCGCGCGGCAGAGCCGGATCGGCGCCTGGGCCTCCCAGCAGTCCCAGCCGCTGGCCGACCGGGCCGAGCTGGAGGCGGCGGTGGCCCGGGAGACCGAGCGGTTCGGCGAGGAGGACATCCCGCGCCCGGAGCACTGGAGCGGCTACCGGATCCGGCCGGTCTACCTGGAGTTCTGGGCCGACCGCCCGTTCCGGCTGCACGAGCGGCTGGTCTTCGAGCGGGCCAAGCCCGACACCGAGTGGCAGCACGGCCTGCGCTACCCCTGA